Genomic segment of Pelmatolapia mariae isolate MD_Pm_ZW linkage group LG6, Pm_UMD_F_2, whole genome shotgun sequence:
AGGATTTAATCTTCGGGGGATTAATAACACCCAACGTGTTGTTTGTCTGCAACACTGCAACTATTTATTTCTATTGTTCAtttaaaacacagctttatcATTGAAGAAGTACTGACAGGTGTCATTTAAGAGAACAAATGTCATATTATAAATGTCAATAGTGAATACAGAAATATCAAGCTTAAACAATGAAAGAAATACTGCAAACAAATCAAAGAAGAATAATctttaaaaaagcaacaagcaTAAGCCGAGGTCACCACGTGTCTCAGATATGTTTACACTGGATTTCTGTCTTCACGGGGTTCTTAATAGGGCTCATAAATTTGCGCAATACCTATGATTCCAAGTATAAGTGCAGGTACTACATTAAAAGTAGAGCCAAGGTGTGCTGGAGAATATTTCATCTGATAGGGGGTGAAGTGGACTTATGGAGGAATCCAGAAAAGATTTCAACTTGGGTAAGACAAACAAACTCTAGGCGGAAAGGCCAAGAAGGGTCGAAACAGGTGACAGCACCGAGCACTGCATCACCAATAAGCTAATAACCAACTAACTCACGAAGTCTAAAATCCCCAATGTGTAATACATACTTCAATAGCTTTATGCTGCTTAGAtttttagcaaaaaggaaacaaaaagtcATACAACAGGTTTGGCAGCTtttctgtttgtgctgctgtaaaaatgtgtatttacatGTAATATTTATAGACATGGATAGATGTTTTGCATGACTTTTgaattttgtgtttaataattAATCCGTAtacttcattttaattttatttttggtcttctgtttgaatttttcaactttcaaagtacttttattaacatcatcattatcattatgAGAAGAAGCAGAAGTATAATTAGTTCagtctttattctttattcagaTTCGCATGAGTTGTTACCACAGCGATAACTATTCTTCCTAGGGTCCAcagataaaaacaacagaacacaTCCAACCGTCGATCTACAGACAATCAACCAATAACTTAAAAATCACAATTACatcaataaaatacaataaaataaaataacaagtaTTTCCTTTAACTTATACAACAGTCACACAGCAACAAGAAAATATGTTACAGATgcttaaaataagaaaatgttACTTGCGACTTAAGATTTAAGCTAACATCATACCTACCCACAATCTTCACAGGTGAATAATCTTCTGAAAACCTAATTCCAGTTATAAACGATATATGTTTATGACATTACTTTTTAACTGGTAATATGAAGCAGTATTTGGAGGGGGTGGTGGGGTGGACTCTTATTTGGAAGAAGAAGATCAACGCTGAAAAACCTCTCGATCAACAGAGGTCACGAGGTCACACACTTGTCGCGGTGCCTGTTATGATTTGTCGGTTTGTGGCGCACTCTGGCGGCTAAAGCGGGGAGCACACCCTTCCTGGACTTCATTTACTCAGGTGAGCTAGTTAATGTTTCACCTGCGTGCTGTGACGTCACTGGACCTTCAGGAAAAAGACACCGTGGAGTCCGCGATCAGCCCGGCCTGAACGGTTCCTGACATTTTTCAGGACAAAGCTGCTGCAAAAAGTCTCGAGTTAGGCTTTAAACTCAGTTTCGGCGCTTCGTGGAATCTCACGCTGTTGGTCCTCCGGGTTCAGACACGATGTCCGCCTCCGCTATCTTTGTGCTGGATCTGAAGGGAAAGGTACGAGCAAAGCTCGAGCTAATTTTAGACAACTGATAATTACTTATTCCTGCCACGCGCGCAGGAATAAGTAACAACACAGCAACCAGTTTTGGTTGCTGGGTTGAATTTTTTTTGGTGCTCTTTTAACTGTTAAACATTAAACGCGTTGTTAAAAATTTATAACAGACCTTGCGACACACTCTTTCTtgtatttcttattttattttacttttagttttCTACTTCCGGATACATGGCAATGCAAATTAAGCTTTAAACAATGGAAGCGAAAGCGTGTTGCAGCACATGTAGCCTTCAGGTAGATAGTTTGTGTCACCGTCACGTTTATGTTTACACAGGAGCCTGCTTGACTCTGGCATGACAGACAGAACATGTAACTTTACCCTCGAGTTAGTGTTTCTCGTGGCTTCATGTTGCGTGTGTGATGGGGTGACATTACTATTTATCTACTCAAACCCAAGCTCAAtccatacatttttttaatgtattttttcacCAGCAAGTTTCAAGGTTGGTTGGTTTTGCACGTGTTGTTTCCAAGGCCAGTCGACACTGAGATGGAGAGGGGGTGTACCAAATATAGATCTGTTTTTGGAGGTGTCTGGGTTCTGATTGGTTAAACAAATCATCGTCAAAAACTTTTATTCACACTTTTATTCCCCTACACCTAAGGTTCCATCACCAAATAATAATATCTCCTTCTCATGCATGACCTGGGTGAATTAGAGTGTTGTTATACATGTCATGATGACACAATCAGTCCCATCaacaactaaaagaaaaatatttatggATCCTAACTTTATACAGAGCTATCAAAAATACTATTCTCTTTGAGCTTTCcactttttaatacttttaaaatgaaaggGCAAAAAAAGGATGATTATTTCCATTCAGAGTAGATTAGCAACCACTTTAGAattagaatcagaatactttacataatttccttagagAGTATTAAAGGACAAAGAAATAAGTAAGAAAAAAGTTAAAGTaaagagaaaaagcaggagcaactgaaacaggctgcatGCTGGTGGACACATGTACACAAGGTTTTCTCTTCCACTTCTACAGGGATGTGAAAAAATCATAGAATTTTAGTCTACTTTATAGCTagaactaataataataataataataataataataataataataataatagtcacATTGTAATTAATCATTGTAATGATTGTCTCAACATCTGTGGTAAAGTGTTGTCATATTGGTTaaaagctttaattttctgctatTATTTTACTTATGACTGGTATTTTCTTATATTTGGTGGTTTTGTCTTTTGAAAATGCAGTTTGcctatttgattttatttatctcAAGCTGATCATTAAAATTTATTTTCCTGTCTGATCAGTTAAGGGAGGAATATGCAGGTGTCAGGGTTCAAAATTTTCGATAATATGCTTTTCCCCAGGTGCTTACTTCCATTAAGAAACTTCAATTTTTTCGGCTGCTTCCTTTGGAGTCtgccacagtggatcatctgcctctatCTCACCCTATCCAGTAGCATCCTcatctgtcacaccaaccctcacCATGTCTTCTTTTGCTACATCTGTGAACCTCCTCTATTGTCTTCTttctgtctgacagctgcatATTGAACATCCTTtgccctcctctgcacatgtccaaaccatctcagcctcacCTCTCTAACTTTGCTTCCAAAGTGCTCAGCTTGTCCTGTCCCTCTGATGCGCACATTTCTAATCCTGCCCATCTCGGTGGTTTGTGTATTTTAACGTATATTAAATGTACATATTATTCCAAAACAGGAATGTGAATGCTGAATAAGGCCATGTTCCAATTTCTTGTTTACTTTTATTCACACATCAGAATTTTTAGGTTTAAATGTCTAAATGAAGCCATGTTTAATTAAAGATTGATTAATTTGTGTAAATTTCTGGTAGATAAAGgcttggtttggttttttttttaaaggatatttatggatattttggtgttttaacAGATGACATGTTTGTATAAGAAATATTATGAATAAAAGACTCGGAACCTTAAAAAAAGGTTGATGTCTGAGTCTTGTCTTAATGTCTGTGACAAATTTTTATCACTTTGTCCCACTATTAGGGACAAAATGATAATTAATCTGAgaaaattttaattaaagaGAGAgtatttcttaaaaataaagacaattttGATATCCTCATCAGTGTTGTTTAAAATCAGTGAGCTTAGTTGTTTCTACTGAGAATCACAAGATCAGttgttattattgtgattatatCCAATCATTCTCCTAATCGCTTTTCCAGTTGAGGGTCTGTGTGAAACTCTGCCATTTTAATATCCATTGCCTTCCAATCATTTAAAAGAATGACACTAGAAGCCACTCCATAAGTAGTAATTTCTATATTAACAGTTGTCTCGTAACCACGTGCTGGTATTCTTCCTTCTTCAGGTGCTGATTTGTCGGAACTACAAAGGCGATGTGGACATGTCAGAGATTGACCACTTCATGCCTTTGCTCATGCAGCATGAAGAGGAAGGTCTTCTCTGTCCCGTAATGTCACACGGCAACGTTCACTTCATGTGGATCAAACACAGCAACCTCTACCGTATCCCTGTCCTGAGTGTTTAATGACATCCTTTACAGGCAATGACCGTTAGCAATCATATGAAAAGATGAGTCCTTGATTTTTACAGCAgtgtttttaaattcatttaattcattcattcctTGACCTGATCTCGATACAGTTGTGGCTACAACAAACAAGAACTCCAACGCTTCCTTGGTGTATGCCTTTCTCTACAAACTAGTTGAGGTGAGTGATGCCTAGTGTGGtgaataatgtaaatatttccTGATACCTGTGCATCCTGTTTCCAAAGAAATGGTTTTGTTGTTCTGGGACATCAGTGAAACATGACAGTCAAAGATGGCTGTAATCCAGAGTAAATTCTGGCAGTTACTCAAATCCTGTCCAGATAATGACGGTGTTTGCATGTCCGTACACAGGTGTTCACAGAGTACTTTAAAGAACTGGAAGAGGAGAGCATTCAGGATAATTTTGTGGTTGTCTATGAGCTGCTGGATGAACTTATGGACTTTGGATTCCCTCAGACTACTGACAGCAAGATACTACAAGAGTGAGAATTttcaacatgcacacacacacatacagcacatatgtgttttggttttttttggttttttttaaatatatctttAAAAGCTAGTCTGGTGTTGCATGACAGCAAatcttcacctctcatctgctGTAGGTACATTACCCAGGAAGGTGCCAAGCTTGAAGTAGCAAAGAGCAAGGTGCCGACAACTGTGACCAATGCTGTGTCCTGGAGGTCAGAGGGTATCAAGTACAAAAAGAACGAGGTCTTCATTGATGTCATCGAGTCCATCAACGTATTGGTAAGATGAAAGAAAGGATTCCTCATTCCATTGGACTTGCATACTAACTATTGGTTCAGTTATGTAACGATTACGTTATTGATTCAATTCTGAAGTCTTGTTAAATTCAGTTCTATAGTTAGTCCTATAACTAACTGCTTATTTACGTTTTTGTAAAATTTAGGGAACACTTTAATTACACATTGGATGTGGATGAATGCAATattcaaattaaaaatctttGCTGACATACACATTTCAGGGGCGGATTCAAAGTCACCCCAAAAATTAAGGTTAAAGATTGAAATCACAGGCTGATATAGCTCCTACATTTTGGTACGGTGTCCAGTGGTATCGCCTCCCAGAACTCGAGTAGTCCATGAATTAGCTTTTGGACAGTCTGTAGTGCTGTCAGATGCTCCGATTGGATTCAGGTCTGCTTTGATATTCCAGAAAATCATGTCTCATGAGGTGAGGCAATGTCCCGCACTACGAGTAACCCAGGGCCCACTGCACCAGTGTAAGGTCTCGCAGTAGGTCTGAGGATTTGGCCAAGTTTGTCCACACAAACAAGGAATTTGACTTGTTCACTTTACTCTTCTACATgcaaaaaaagttgttttttaaataggcAGTATATATaataagcaagaaaaaaaacaagtcttaCAGAGTCTTAAAGTCTTAGAAACTATACAAACTGTACGTGCAAAACGTAGTAGTGCAATGTGCACGTGACCTGAATTTCAACCTGGCACCTAGCAGCATTCAGGGTAGCATGATGAAGTCTGCTTAGTCCTCCGAGGCTATGGTTctccagaccatcactgacccacccAACCAAACCAGCTTTTTGCAGGCAGCATATTGTTTGCCACTGTGTCTCCAGACTCTTTAATGTCTGTCACTTGTGCTTAGTGTGAACCTTCTCATCTGTAAAGAGAACTGTGTGCCAGAGCATGATGTCAGGTGCTGACACAGGATGTCAGGGCCTCATGCCATCCACATGGCATTTGGTTCTGACAGCAATTTTAGCAGCTGTGTTAGTGAAGCCATTGATGTATTTTGCCAGTTTAAGTGGCAAAATACTTTTTGTGACAAAGTcaaaatcatttattttaatccTTTTCTTCTCCTAAATaatttttcaaatatttgtCAAAATaactcatttttaaattaataatttcatttgttTAGGTGAATGCTAATGGCAGTGTGATGAGCAGTGACATTGTGGGCAGCATCAAGCTAAAAACCATGCTGTCGGGGATGCCCGAACTGCGCCTGGGCCTCAATGATCGAGTGCTTTTTGGCCTCACTGGACGTACGTATGCGACCTCTGTGTACCCATTATCACTGTGTTACCCCAGTCTTAGAGGAAAAACAAGTCGGTGCTGTTTATTTGTACTTTAAGTACTCTGTGTTGATTTATGCTCAGGTGACAAAGGAAAGACGGTGATGATGGAGGACGTGAAGTTCCATCAGTGTGTCCGTCTCTCACGTTTTGAGAGCGATCGAACAATCTCCTTCATTCCTCCAGATGGGGAGTCTGAACTCATGTCCTACCGCATCAATACTCATGTATTGTCCAGCTCACTACTTTTATACTCATATGAAATTCAgatatttgttacatttattaaTCTTTATGTTTTGTGCACTGTAGAAGTTGCTAATAGAATTACTTTCTTGTACtagttatataaataaatacataaaaatgactGAGAAATTCACACGATAAGGAAAAGAAACAGTGTAAAGACTTAAACAGACTaagagaaatgaaagaaacCAAACTTATGTGAGCATTACAGTACTATACATTAACACATGGATTAAATTAACATTTAAACGGAATTATTTGCATGTTAAGTAGATAAAATGTTAAACTTGTGAAGACGTGTGTAATTAAACACTATCTTTTGTCTTTTAAAGGTGAAGCCTTTGATATGGATCGAATCTATCATAGAGAAATTTTCTCACAGTCGAGTGGAAATTATGGTTAAGGTACTGTACTCAAttatatttgggtttttttttagccacAATTACATTTATATCTATGGTTTACCTGTTTAGCCCCAAACCTGCTAGAGGCAAATTGTTAGAGCAAAAAGTGATTTCCAttgttccattttatttatatagcccgATTTCACAGAAACCGTTGCTTCAGAGTGCtccatattgtaaggtaaagaccctacagtattagaaaaaaacaaaccaacaatcCCTGTTAACCATCAGTAACTAACTGTCTTTTTTCGGTTTCAAAACCTAATGACGTCCTTACGCTGCCTGTCCAGTGACGGGGCTGTCTCCCTTAAACAACAGGAACGAGGTGGCTTTCATAAGATATCCTACTATAACATTCCTGTATTTGCAGGCAAAGGGACAGTTTAAAAAGCAGTCTGTGGCAAATAACGTAGAAGTGAGGGTCCCTGTCCCCAGTGATGCAGACTCGCCAAAGTTCAAAACCAGCACAGGAAATGCCAAATATGTGCCTGAGAAGAACCTGGTTGTGTGGACCATCAAGTCTTTTCCTGTAAGAAATTCACAACATGTTGTAACTATTGCAGACCGGATTGCAGACTAAAGTTATGCTTTCTTGTGTCTTACAcatttttactgtgtgtgtCCATCCATGCAGGGAGGTAAAGAGTTTCTCATGAGAGCTCATTTTGGTTTGCCCAGTGTGGAGAATGAAGAGGCAGAGAGCAAACCTCCCATAACTGTGAAATTTGAAATCCCATACTTCACAGTCTCAGGAATACAGGTGTGTTGGTTTCCTTTAACATCAAAAAACCTAAGTAGTATGACTAAACTACAATCAAAGCATCTTTATGGAAAGTCTTGTATactgtttatattatttatGCATTATAAAGTTCTAAATGGTACCCGGGAAGCTTCCTATTCTGCTTATTATACTATGAATGAAGTTCAACacagccaggctttctttgttttacttgacttaacaaaacctaaaacctCAGTTGGAGATAATGGGTATCATGTTGGCAGTTATCAGCTTTCTCCATTAAGCCGGGCTTTCTGCCTCAACGTCTGTGCACGCTCACACAAAAAGGTGTGTTTCATGGGTCGTGTGACTTTTCTTCCACACAAAATGACTACTATCCTACTCCAATCAGAGACGTTATCACAATCATACGATAATTACATGGCAATTACAaatctaaatataataataaaatgcaataTTGCAAGCAATTGTTAATCTAGCAATTACAGAGAAGGTTAAAATAAGAATTTAATTGATTTATCCGTAAGTTTCTTTTGCGATCCTCTTCATTTCTAAGGTGATGACTGGACATTAAACTGGATACATTTAGACTCTaaagtattaaatattaaatgtaaatgtggttCCCCAGCAGAGATTCTATGACGCACTTAAAACATGCTGTAGATAAAAGATCGCACTTTCATCCGGTTTTAACCAAAACCTCTGAACACGTGATTTAGCCAGGCATAAAGTGAGCCACTTTCCTGGCACAGAAAGCTCTTTAAGCTCAGCATAGCTCACTAACCCATTAATCTCACTTCGTAGTTCACCCCTTTGGTCCAGTATCAATTGGTGTAATGATTGTGGGAAGCTGGACTTTAACTACGCAAATGTGTCTTGCTGCTTTTTTCCACCAGGTGCGGTATATGAAGATCATAGAAAAAAGTGGTTACCAGGCTTTACCGTGGGTCCGCTACATAACACAAAGTGGAGGTATATTAGTAGTCTGTTGGACTTTGGTTGTACCAAGCAGGAAGTGACCTACCCAGATGCAACAACTGAATCCAATTTTAACCTTTCTaactctctttatttattttatgtttttagatTACCAGCTGAGGACCAATGTGTAACACCTGTGGAGAAACTTGAATACATTTTCCTCACTTGCAGGACTTCCTAAGGAGCATAAATGATCACTTTAACTAGACTGAAAGAATGTCTTTAAATTTTCACCTGCTCTGTGTAACATTGATcttgtgtgttgttttgttttttaaaatctgtgtgCAATTTGATTGTGATGTTCTATTGTGTGAGcactgcaaattatttaattattaaattaataaaatgattCACTTAGAACAGTTTGTAATCATTAACCTTTGTGTTAATGAAAAACGTTGTCTTTCTCTTGACTTTTCAACACCACACAAGGTGGATTTTGCCATCGCTTTGTGCAATCACAGTCGCGAAATTCCGCCCAAAATTAAATGCTTACACCCGCCTTTTTCCACACTTGCCTCTGGAGAAATACACCCGAAGGTTAGAAATCTGAATGAACTGCATTTGAAGACCTCAACGTATACGAATCGCCCGCTTTCTTCGCCGTGTTCGCCGATTGGTCAAATGCTCCTGTTACCACAGTGACAGCGTAGTAACAGAGTTGTAACTCCTCCCGATTTACCATATATGGAAGCGCAACACCCTCTTGGCGAGCTGCGATTGGCCAGCGTATGTTCTCCCCAATGTTTGTAAATTGTAGTCTGGAGACACCGCTGTATAGCGCTCAGCGCgcaaatgtattttgtaatgttgATAAACGTATGTtgttttaattacttttaaaaattactGGTTCGTGGAGACAGCGGGGTCGAAAATCTTGGCGACGCGTTGGATATTGTGGAAGTAAACCAGGTAGCTTGAAAGCGctttcgttttgttttttttagctctcTTTTTAACGTTAGCTGTTAGCCGAGAGGCTAGTTGTTTGTGTCTTTCAGTTGACTTGCCTCTGGCGGTAGAGCTTATATTTGTGTTGTTCAGCAGTACGCTTTGTTAAAGCGGCCGGCAGAACTCCGAATAGTAAGCACGGAGTCAAATAACATGGCGTCAGCGGGGAACTACGGCTTACGTTAGCCGGATGCTGTAGTAACGTTAGCTGTAGGCGACAATAACCTGCCAGcctcactttgttttttttcctcttatcGTGTTTGTTTTGCGTTCTCGGGGAGCTCGTGGTTGAGCTTCCTCGTAACTGTGGTACGTCTCTCTCCGAGCAGGCAGGAAGGCAGACTATAATGGTCCTTAGTCAGATGGATGCCGGCAAAGCTCTGACGGCGGCAGCAGCCAAAGGGAACACCAGCGAGGTGCAGAGGATCCTGGAGGAATGCAGAGTGCATCCTGATACTCCAAATGAGTTTAGCAGGACTGCCCTACAGGTGAGGATCAATTCAAGTGTTCACGTGAGATCTATAAACATATACAGAAGTATTAACAGCCCAGATTTCATTCGGTGGACAAACATAGTTCATCCTACGGTCTCAGAATAATCTCCTTCTCTTTTGTAACGATGGCCTGCGGAAAAATAACCAGCCGTTTCTCTCGAATATGCTTGTAGCgccatgtttttaatgttagaaTAAAGCGTCCGAGTCACGGtgtctgtaaagacagtaaaattataaattatttaaCTTAAAGCGAAAGCTTCTGTCCCCACTCCCGTTTAGTTATATGGCCTGTATTTAGCGTTATAGTCATGTTATAAACAGCAATGAATAAGAGTGATGCCTCACACTGGAGTCCACCTATGTCCTCAACATTTATAGAGTGACCCCGAACAGGGATGTCGCCAGCAgttattgtgtttattatttaattcACTGTTGAAATTTAGTGAAAAAAAGTGTCCCTCAAAATTTCTCTAAACTCAGGGTGATGAAACTCCGAGTTTGAGATATttcatatataataaaatatattaaaaatccCTCCAAATTTCAGAAGTGGAACTAAAAAGCTGTTTGATATTTATGCTTTATAA
This window contains:
- the ap1m2 gene encoding AP-1 complex subunit mu-2 yields the protein MSASAIFVLDLKGKVLICRNYKGDVDMSEIDHFMPLLMQHEEEGLLCPVMSHGNVHFMWIKHSNLYLVATTNKNSNASLVYAFLYKLVEVFTEYFKELEEESIQDNFVVVYELLDELMDFGFPQTTDSKILQEYITQEGAKLEVAKSKVPTTVTNAVSWRSEGIKYKKNEVFIDVIESINVLVNANGSVMSSDIVGSIKLKTMLSGMPELRLGLNDRVLFGLTGRDKGKTVMMEDVKFHQCVRLSRFESDRTISFIPPDGESELMSYRINTHVKPLIWIESIIEKFSHSRVEIMVKAKGQFKKQSVANNVEVRVPVPSDADSPKFKTSTGNAKYVPEKNLVVWTIKSFPGGKEFLMRAHFGLPSVENEEAESKPPITVKFEIPYFTVSGIQVRYMKIIEKSGYQALPWVRYITQSGDYQLRTNV